In a genomic window of Nitrososphaerota archaeon:
- a CDS encoding LLM class flavin-dependent oxidoreductase, producing the protein MQTSERKSLPEKIYPQLLATYLNVVERTGFGVRVPISGPFAGADAIAKTAIAAESLGFDGVWCHDYITWTKELHNVHISCGSLETLRPDQKPNFFESISTLAYLAGLTKRLTLGISVLIAPLRNPVLAAKQLSIIDNLSNGRLIAGVGIGATRATKNVDFEILGVSRLEKNERTNELVEILTGLWDHNLDKFSYTGKFFKFSDAEMFPKPIQKPRPPFWFAGTIEKALVRVAKYGEGWLPGGLSPEEYAKSVAFIKREAKEKFSRDLSHLKVANQIYVSIDTSPDKAKENARATLLNNSKAYDVFIGENAFERASDVSLVGSPKEIIEKIRRYGEAGVNYYEMKFIYQSMGHFREQLELFSKEVIPSF; encoded by the coding sequence GTGCAAACTTCAGAACGCAAAAGCTTACCAGAAAAGATATATCCGCAACTACTCGCCACCTATCTCAACGTGGTTGAGCGAACAGGTTTTGGAGTTCGGGTCCCGATAAGCGGACCATTTGCGGGCGCGGATGCAATTGCGAAAACTGCTATTGCTGCAGAATCTCTAGGATTCGACGGTGTCTGGTGTCACGATTACATCACTTGGACAAAGGAACTTCACAATGTCCATATCTCATGCGGGAGTCTTGAAACACTTCGTCCTGATCAGAAACCAAATTTCTTCGAGTCCATTTCTACGCTTGCATATCTTGCCGGGCTTACGAAAAGACTCACCTTGGGGATATCTGTCCTGATCGCTCCCCTGAGGAATCCCGTATTGGCAGCAAAGCAGCTGTCAATCATTGACAACCTCTCAAATGGGCGATTGATAGCTGGAGTAGGGATAGGCGCGACACGAGCCACAAAGAATGTCGATTTTGAGATTCTGGGTGTCAGCCGCCTTGAGAAGAATGAGAGAACCAACGAACTCGTAGAAATCTTGACTGGACTGTGGGACCACAACCTGGACAAGTTTTCTTACACAGGCAAATTCTTCAAGTTCAGCGATGCTGAAATGTTTCCGAAGCCCATCCAGAAACCTCGGCCGCCATTCTGGTTTGCAGGGACAATCGAAAAGGCCCTGGTGCGAGTTGCGAAGTATGGAGAAGGATGGCTTCCAGGGGGCCTATCCCCAGAGGAATATGCCAAGAGTGTTGCGTTCATCAAGCGTGAGGCGAAGGAGAAGTTTAGTAGAGACCTGAGCCATCTGAAAGTGGCGAACCAGATTTACGTCAGCATCGATACCTCTCCTGATAAGGCGAAGGAAAACGCCAGGGCAACACTACTTAACAACTCCAAGGCATACGACGTCTTTATCGGCGAGAACGCCTTTGAGAGGGCCTCAGATGTGAGCTTGGTTGGTTCACCCAAGGAAATAATCGAAAAGATCAGGAGGTATGGCGAGGCTGGGGTCAACTACTACGAAATGAAATTTATCTACCAATCGATGGGACACTTTAGAGAGCAACTGGAACTCTTCTCAAAGGAAGTCATTCCCAGTTTCTAG
- a CDS encoding class I SAM-dependent methyltransferase family protein — MRLVRKAAEEANLERPGRVATGVDVIGDLAIIRLDGLTRPEKKRLAEAILKEVKNVAGVFDQEGGIEGEYRLRTLKHLAGEERTMTLHRENGCVFKVDVAKCYFSPRLSTERLRIAKEVTRREKVLNMFAGVGPFSIPIARSSSARVTSCEINELACTLHEENDRLNKVDQLVEVIRGDALELPARVDSRFDRVLMPHPSQADRFLPTALALTKKGGLIHYYRHVLGRDDEEATESIRAELSGLLPNTATYQLRRVRAVGPRWVEMAADVRVGA; from the coding sequence TTGAGGCTGGTAAGGAAGGCAGCAGAGGAAGCTAACCTCGAGCGCCCGGGGCGGGTCGCAACGGGGGTAGATGTCATCGGCGACCTGGCGATAATCAGACTCGACGGGCTCACCAGGCCAGAGAAGAAGCGGTTGGCCGAGGCGATTCTGAAGGAGGTCAAGAACGTCGCAGGGGTCTTTGACCAGGAAGGTGGCATCGAAGGCGAGTACAGGCTGAGGACCCTCAAGCACCTCGCTGGGGAAGAGAGGACGATGACCCTGCACAGGGAGAACGGCTGCGTCTTCAAAGTGGACGTTGCGAAGTGTTACTTCTCTCCGAGGCTCTCGACCGAGAGGCTCAGGATTGCGAAGGAGGTCACTAGGCGGGAAAAGGTCCTGAACATGTTCGCCGGCGTAGGCCCGTTTTCTATCCCGATCGCCCGGTCCTCCAGTGCCAGGGTGACAAGCTGCGAGATCAACGAGCTCGCTTGCACCCTACACGAGGAGAACGACCGGCTCAACAAGGTCGATCAGCTCGTGGAGGTGATCAGGGGGGACGCGTTAGAGCTCCCCGCGAGGGTGGACTCTAGATTCGACAGGGTCCTCATGCCTCATCCCTCGCAGGCGGACAGGTTCCTCCCCACCGCCCTTGCGCTGACGAAGAAGGGTGGTCTGATCCACTACTACAGGCACGTCCTCGGTAGGGATGACGAGGAAGCCACGGAAAGCATCAGGGCGGAGCTCTCAGGGCTACTCCCGAATACAGCTACCTACCAACTCAGGCGGGTCAGAGCCGTCGGGCCCAGGTGGGTCGAGATGGCGGCCGACGTAAGGGTCGGCGCCTAG
- a CDS encoding cupredoxin domain-containing protein codes for MSSKTGPLVGVVVAVLIIGALGSIGYYQFEVAPKLTTFTTTTTSSQAGCTRTSCVNVTIPSGASVPNAEGFAPGSVTVVIGVNNTIIWTNADQAPHTVTATDNSFNSHNMDPGATFEFTFTHAGTFQYGCSYHGWMHGTVIVKSA; via the coding sequence GTGAGCAGCAAGACTGGCCCGCTGGTCGGGGTCGTTGTCGCAGTCCTGATCATCGGAGCGCTCGGGTCAATCGGCTACTACCAGTTCGAAGTTGCCCCGAAGCTGACCACGTTCACCACGACGACGACTTCGTCGCAGGCAGGCTGCACCAGGACGAGCTGCGTCAACGTGACCATCCCCTCGGGGGCCTCGGTCCCGAACGCCGAAGGGTTCGCGCCGGGAAGCGTAACCGTGGTCATTGGGGTGAACAACACCATCATCTGGACCAACGCGGACCAGGCGCCGCATACGGTCACAGCGACGGACAACAGCTTCAACAGCCACAACATGGACCCCGGAGCGACCTTCGAGTTCACGTTCACCCATGCCGGGACCTTCCAGTATGGCTGCAGCTATCACGGATGGATGCATGGGACTGTAATAGTAAAGAGCGCCTAG
- a CDS encoding ABC transporter ATP-binding protein has translation MVKLAVKLEVERISKSFVAVDDSKKGTEVLKDISFSVNEGEIFSIIGPTGCGKTTLLRIIDGIIKPDSGRVLINNQEVQNFKNPSCGMVFQNFNLFPWRSAIKNIEFGLEETVEPTERRKIAQDYIELVGLKGYEKYHPHELSGGMQQRIGLARALAINPEVVLLDEPFSSVDLLLRESLQEEVMRIMSRTKKTAIFITHNVSEALYLSDRIVSLSKNPGMIKNIYDVKIPRPRTQEVLESAEALKLSDLMRHDLMESLNRQGGIPG, from the coding sequence GTGGTTAAGCTGGCGGTGAAACTTGAGGTTGAAAGGATCAGCAAGAGCTTCGTTGCCGTTGATGATAGTAAGAAGGGCACCGAAGTACTGAAAGATATTTCCTTTTCTGTAAATGAAGGAGAAATCTTTTCGATAATCGGACCTACAGGTTGCGGCAAGACCACCCTGCTTCGAATAATAGATGGAATCATCAAGCCTGATTCAGGTCGCGTGCTAATCAACAACCAAGAAGTGCAGAATTTCAAGAACCCTTCTTGCGGGATGGTTTTCCAGAACTTCAATCTCTTCCCTTGGAGGTCAGCAATCAAGAACATCGAATTCGGCTTGGAAGAGACAGTTGAACCTACAGAAAGGCGCAAGATCGCCCAAGATTATATCGAACTGGTCGGTCTGAAAGGCTACGAGAAATATCACCCGCATGAATTGTCTGGCGGAATGCAGCAACGAATCGGTCTCGCTCGAGCACTCGCAATAAACCCGGAAGTCGTCCTACTTGACGAACCATTCAGCTCGGTAGACCTCTTGCTGCGAGAATCACTTCAAGAGGAAGTCATGAGAATCATGTCCAGAACCAAGAAAACGGCAATATTCATCACGCACAATGTAAGTGAGGCGCTCTATCTTTCAGACAGAATCGTCAGTCTTTCGAAAAACCCTGGAATGATCAAGAACATTTACGATGTCAAGATCCCGCGCCCCAGAACACAGGAAGTTCTTGAGTCAGCCGAAGCTCTGAAGCTCTCTGACCTCATGAGGCATGACTTGATGGAGAGTTTGAACAGACAGGGAGGGATCCCGGGTTGA
- a CDS encoding M20/M25/M40 family metallo-hydrolase, which produces MPSKISPQASKVLDRIDINELSNLALDLARIPSPRGFERQIGDFLLEWMAKNGFECSKQEVAEGRNNIIGILKGSEGHPKLVFNSHMDVGHGLPEDYWIYGDDRKKIAAEGTERGNLLVGRGVINDKGPMAAFLVATKAIKQSGINLRGDIVMTCVVGEIGQTPIDEFQGDRYEGKGFGTRYFVSHGGVVDYALVAEGTNFAITRAEAGDVWFKVTILGKGGIYTPFIERPFDFENNPNAIFKAAKVVQRIEEWANDYEKEHRLTFEDGTIIPKVNVGAIRGGLPVRPTQVPGVCSIYIDVRLSPMADAENVRKELEKVVSSCDVKFTIEAYLYRKGHIGKNVDRLFDAVRLAHRNVFESFPKKCAPPYTSMWRDLNVFNESGIPSVTYGPPSFTYQELTGEAVPSMKKEDLLAAAKVYALAALELCA; this is translated from the coding sequence ATGCCCAGCAAGATCTCACCACAAGCCTCGAAAGTTCTTGATAGGATAGACATAAACGAACTATCAAATCTTGCGCTCGACCTGGCACGTATCCCCAGTCCTAGGGGATTTGAGAGACAGATCGGCGACTTCCTCTTAGAATGGATGGCAAAGAATGGTTTCGAATGTTCCAAGCAGGAAGTCGCGGAAGGAAGGAATAACATAATTGGAATACTGAAAGGATCCGAAGGACACCCAAAGCTGGTCTTCAACAGTCACATGGATGTCGGACATGGTCTCCCCGAGGATTACTGGATCTATGGAGACGATAGGAAGAAGATTGCTGCGGAGGGCACGGAACGGGGGAACCTCCTTGTCGGAAGAGGCGTGATAAATGATAAGGGCCCAATGGCTGCATTCTTGGTTGCGACCAAGGCGATCAAACAGAGCGGGATCAACCTCAGGGGCGACATAGTCATGACATGCGTCGTGGGAGAAATAGGTCAGACGCCGATAGACGAATTTCAGGGTGACAGGTACGAAGGAAAGGGATTCGGAACTCGCTACTTTGTCAGTCACGGGGGTGTTGTCGATTACGCCCTCGTCGCAGAGGGAACAAATTTCGCGATTACTCGAGCTGAGGCGGGCGATGTGTGGTTCAAGGTAACCATACTGGGGAAAGGTGGAATCTACACTCCCTTCATCGAACGACCTTTCGACTTTGAAAACAACCCAAACGCGATATTCAAAGCAGCCAAGGTCGTTCAGAGAATAGAGGAATGGGCAAACGACTACGAAAAGGAGCATCGGCTGACGTTTGAGGACGGAACGATAATTCCAAAGGTCAATGTCGGCGCGATACGCGGCGGACTGCCAGTAAGGCCAACGCAGGTCCCTGGTGTCTGCAGCATCTACATCGATGTGCGACTGTCACCTATGGCTGATGCTGAAAACGTTCGAAAAGAGCTGGAAAAGGTGGTGAGCTCGTGCGATGTGAAGTTCACGATTGAGGCGTACCTCTACCGCAAAGGGCACATAGGTAAGAACGTCGACCGTCTGTTTGATGCTGTGAGATTGGCCCACAGGAATGTCTTCGAATCGTTCCCGAAGAAGTGCGCGCCCCCGTACACGAGTATGTGGCGTGACCTTAACGTGTTTAACGAGTCGGGGATACCGAGCGTCACATATGGCCCCCCGTCGTTCACATATCAGGAATTGACAGGAGAGGCGGTTCCCTCGATGAAGAAGGAGGATCTGCTCGCGGCCGCAAAGGTGTACGCTCTCGCGGCTCTGGAGCTCTGCGCCTAG
- a CDS encoding amidohydrolase family protein, which translates to MRIDFETHYYPREFISKLKERSEFPRFAIDENGGLVLEYGEKVKIPRQRLLAKFTDRQTRLKDMESAGIDLQVLSIPFPGVDKMDQKSAVEICRGANNGIADFCEKNTDKFVGFALLPLQSGGEAVEELRRSVKDLGLKGAYVHSNTNGKFLDSKDYREVMKASSKLGVPVFVHPTIPFVLDDMAEHRLASTFGLQVDLSLSLLRLIFGSGLEENPELRLIVSHLGGTLSFISNVMDDEFEFARAPETKIAKKPSEYIKRLYVDTVTMDSRPLEFAHDYFGSDHIVFGSDYPFWDSTKHVDAVIRSNLSEDQKEDVFFRTASKLLNLN; encoded by the coding sequence TTGCGTATCGATTTCGAAACGCACTATTACCCAAGAGAATTCATCTCAAAGCTTAAAGAGAGAAGCGAGTTTCCCAGATTTGCAATCGACGAGAACGGCGGTTTGGTGCTGGAATACGGAGAAAAGGTCAAGATTCCCCGCCAAAGACTTCTGGCGAAATTCACTGATAGACAAACTCGATTGAAGGATATGGAGTCCGCCGGGATTGATCTGCAGGTACTCTCGATACCATTCCCAGGCGTCGACAAGATGGACCAAAAATCTGCGGTTGAGATTTGCAGGGGAGCTAATAATGGCATTGCAGATTTCTGTGAAAAGAATACTGACAAATTCGTTGGATTTGCTTTGCTTCCCCTTCAGTCTGGGGGGGAAGCCGTCGAAGAGTTGAGACGATCCGTAAAGGATCTAGGACTGAAGGGAGCATATGTTCACTCGAACACCAATGGGAAGTTCCTCGATTCGAAGGACTATCGAGAAGTAATGAAGGCATCCAGCAAGTTGGGCGTGCCAGTCTTCGTTCATCCGACTATCCCATTCGTGCTCGACGACATGGCCGAACACCGTTTGGCGTCCACTTTCGGTCTGCAAGTCGATCTCTCTTTGAGCTTGTTACGATTGATCTTTGGCTCTGGTCTTGAAGAGAATCCGGAACTCAGGTTGATTGTTTCTCACCTTGGAGGTACGTTATCCTTCATATCCAACGTAATGGACGACGAGTTCGAATTTGCTCGAGCGCCGGAAACAAAGATCGCAAAGAAACCAAGCGAATACATCAAGCGGCTCTATGTGGACACTGTCACCATGGATAGTCGGCCACTCGAGTTCGCTCATGATTATTTCGGTTCGGATCACATCGTGTTCGGAAGCGATTACCCGTTCTGGGACTCCACAAAACATGTAGACGCTGTTATTAGATCCAACTTGAGCGAAGATCAAAAGGAAGATGTATTCTTCCGCACGGCTTCCAAACTGTTGAATCTCAACTGA
- a CDS encoding tyrosine-type recombinase/integrase codes for MLWDSTDKFLDRAYRKSKSDNSVRHYRVGIKGFKQFCDAQGVKSIDESNVYALLDDWVGAQDKRGLKPQTIVNNVSAVRRFLAYNDIAIDSDRFKSKVTLPRTMKIADQPLSMDSVRTLLTRGRPSPKNRALVLTLLSSGIRIGEALSVRWKDVDLSKSPATINLRVEITKTREARTPFLSEEAKDALQRLKGNAKEDDLVFTYAGADVHQREKSCNRTFREMVARAGLDAKIEGHRIHTLHFHVFRKNFFTKAADTIGDQAAHALLGHNPYMSTYYVKSEEDRVTDYKKLESYLTTSIPKPMMTEKEVQDIILATLSALALPGGDESLQAAGVPPDIIKSVREELASQTSKANGPSQRTVRPDELDAALREGWTAKLQLADGRILLERVA; via the coding sequence ATGCTTTGGGATTCGACCGATAAATTCCTTGACAGGGCGTACCGGAAATCCAAGTCAGACAACTCCGTCCGGCACTACCGAGTAGGAATCAAGGGTTTCAAGCAGTTCTGCGACGCACAAGGGGTCAAGTCAATCGATGAAAGCAACGTGTACGCATTATTAGACGACTGGGTCGGTGCCCAGGACAAGAGGGGCCTGAAACCACAGACCATCGTGAACAACGTTTCTGCGGTCAGACGTTTCTTGGCCTACAACGATATTGCAATTGATAGTGATCGGTTCAAGTCCAAAGTCACACTCCCGCGGACCATGAAGATAGCCGACCAGCCCCTCTCAATGGATTCGGTGAGAACCCTCCTGACCAGGGGCCGACCAAGCCCCAAGAACAGGGCACTGGTGCTGACGCTGCTCAGCTCGGGCATCCGCATCGGCGAGGCGCTTAGCGTAAGGTGGAAGGATGTGGATCTGAGTAAGAGTCCAGCCACGATCAACCTGCGGGTCGAAATCACGAAGACCCGAGAGGCGCGAACGCCCTTTCTCAGTGAAGAAGCGAAGGATGCCCTGCAGCGGCTCAAAGGTAACGCGAAGGAAGACGACCTGGTTTTCACGTACGCCGGGGCCGACGTCCACCAACGGGAGAAATCGTGTAACCGCACATTCCGAGAAATGGTCGCCAGGGCTGGGCTCGACGCCAAGATCGAGGGTCACCGAATCCACACCCTTCACTTTCACGTTTTTCGAAAGAACTTCTTCACGAAGGCTGCTGACACCATCGGCGACCAGGCCGCACACGCACTGCTCGGTCATAATCCGTACATGTCGACATACTACGTGAAGTCCGAAGAAGACCGGGTCACCGACTACAAGAAACTCGAGTCCTACTTGACGACCTCCATTCCAAAGCCGATGATGACCGAAAAGGAGGTTCAAGACATCATCTTGGCCACGCTTTCAGCATTGGCTCTCCCAGGAGGCGACGAGAGTCTTCAGGCAGCCGGAGTTCCTCCCGACATTATCAAGTCTGTGCGGGAAGAACTCGCATCTCAGACATCCAAAGCCAATGGGCCGTCACAGAGAACTGTCAGACCGGACGAATTGGATGCGGCCCTGAGGGAGGGATGGACTGCCAAGCTTCAGTTGGCCGATGGACGCATCTTGCTCGAACGGGTCGCCTAG
- a CDS encoding cytochrome b N-terminal domain-containing protein has product MGQTPKEPNFIAKLYKWIVDGLDRTVYMGVKYTFPKRFVSPLGYLGVLTGITFLILGVTGGLLMIYYQPTLAGCGSLTCAFASIERINDLVPGGWLLRNIHYTASNAMVLLAVLHLYYQYFSGRFKIKNEVLWVTGAIFGLITGVEAFTGYDLLFNQRAGLAIEIGASLANSSPVIGGAFRFATFGAGFSDFILRLYSYHVFILPMIMIILVFVHFPRYLVFDLPVISTITGGLFVIAAIFPVAVGIPYNPSNPQITIPEWYIDGIYALLRTEFDKFVMGGLMPLLLLLMAIAVPFVDTSKKLSWKDRPFFTALGITSIAQILITTAWGFYVDPNTNPSCVVNGISISGPLCRIFVPPVLYFGSMLGVTALSFVLTYGFLRYLKAKERVRKASAPIGAILTKKWVYVIFLLLILAQVVLNGLAAQATLTGLRNMALFDVGAVLITFGVIVHLYRYGQSLPF; this is encoded by the coding sequence ATGGGTCAGACTCCGAAGGAGCCCAACTTCATCGCCAAGCTCTACAAGTGGATAGTGGACGGACTCGACCGGACTGTGTACATGGGAGTCAAGTACACCTTCCCAAAGCGCTTCGTCAGCCCCCTGGGATACCTGGGCGTCCTAACTGGAATCACCTTCCTGATCCTCGGCGTAACGGGAGGCCTGCTCATGATCTACTACCAACCGACCCTTGCCGGCTGCGGGAGCCTTACCTGCGCCTTCGCTAGCATAGAACGGATTAACGACCTGGTGCCCGGGGGCTGGCTGCTTCGGAACATCCACTACACAGCGTCGAACGCGATGGTTCTTCTAGCGGTCCTCCACCTGTACTACCAATACTTCAGCGGAAGGTTCAAGATCAAGAACGAAGTGCTCTGGGTTACCGGGGCCATCTTTGGGCTCATTACAGGCGTCGAGGCGTTCACAGGCTACGACCTTCTGTTCAACCAGAGGGCGGGTCTGGCCATTGAGATAGGGGCTTCACTGGCGAATTCCAGTCCGGTAATAGGGGGGGCCTTCCGGTTCGCGACATTCGGGGCAGGATTCTCCGACTTCATCCTCAGGCTCTATTCCTACCATGTCTTCATATTGCCGATGATAATGATAATCCTAGTCTTCGTACACTTCCCTAGGTACCTTGTTTTCGACCTCCCGGTAATTTCTACAATCACCGGTGGGTTGTTCGTAATCGCGGCTATCTTCCCGGTGGCAGTAGGCATACCATACAACCCGAGTAACCCCCAGATCACAATCCCCGAATGGTACATCGACGGCATATACGCCCTCCTTCGGACGGAATTCGACAAGTTCGTGATGGGGGGGCTGATGCCCCTGCTGTTGCTCCTCATGGCCATAGCCGTCCCGTTCGTCGACACTTCGAAGAAGCTCAGCTGGAAGGACAGGCCGTTCTTCACGGCGCTGGGCATAACGAGCATCGCCCAGATTCTCATCACCACCGCCTGGGGCTTCTACGTAGACCCCAACACGAACCCGAGCTGCGTAGTCAACGGAATTTCGATCTCCGGACCGCTCTGCAGGATCTTCGTTCCCCCAGTGCTATACTTCGGCTCGATGCTCGGGGTCACGGCTCTCTCGTTTGTTCTGACCTATGGCTTCCTTAGGTACCTGAAGGCCAAGGAGAGGGTGCGGAAGGCGAGTGCCCCCATAGGGGCGATCCTGACGAAGAAGTGGGTGTACGTCATCTTCCTCCTTCTGATCCTTGCCCAGGTCGTCCTGAACGGGCTCGCGGCCCAGGCCACGCTCACAGGGCTGAGGAACATGGCGCTCTTCGACGTCGGCGCCGTGCTCATCACCTTCGGCGTGATCGTCCACCTCTACAGGTACGGCCAGAGTCTTCCCTTCTAG
- a CDS encoding ABC transporter permease — protein sequence MESSNNPRRAVLSSKWGIRAISVAVVLAVWQLVAGEIVKNELIVPTPTGVAAGFVYLVSNNILQPPLADTLWTFAIGFTISVGVGIPVGALMARSRVIENILDPWVNALYTTPYVALVPLFIIWLHTDFNVRITVVVLAVIFVVIVNSFHGFKNADKSLVEAGRSFGVSGVSLYRKVVLPSSFPYIVTGLRLGIGRGLVGAIVAEEFFQLVGLGYLIPFYASFFQVGKVIAIVMTIGLIGLTLTETLKYGERRVSVWRTASTGG from the coding sequence ATGGAATCCAGCAACAACCCAAGGCGGGCTGTACTATCTTCCAAATGGGGAATCCGAGCAATATCCGTAGCGGTAGTTCTCGCAGTATGGCAGTTGGTTGCCGGTGAGATTGTTAAGAACGAGCTCATTGTGCCCACTCCGACTGGTGTAGCCGCCGGTTTTGTTTACCTCGTGTCCAACAATATTCTCCAACCCCCACTGGCAGACACATTATGGACTTTCGCAATAGGATTCACGATCTCGGTTGGCGTGGGCATCCCAGTTGGAGCGCTAATGGCGAGGTCGAGGGTCATCGAAAACATCCTGGATCCATGGGTCAACGCATTGTACACGACGCCATATGTTGCACTGGTCCCTCTTTTCATAATCTGGCTGCACACAGATTTCAACGTCAGAATCACAGTAGTGGTCCTGGCCGTAATCTTCGTCGTAATAGTCAACAGTTTCCATGGTTTCAAGAACGCCGACAAGAGCCTGGTCGAGGCTGGCAGATCTTTCGGAGTATCAGGCGTGTCTCTTTACAGAAAGGTTGTCTTGCCGTCTTCCTTCCCCTACATCGTCACTGGGCTCAGACTCGGCATTGGAAGAGGTCTGGTTGGAGCGATAGTAGCGGAAGAGTTCTTTCAGCTTGTAGGATTGGGATATCTGATACCATTCTACGCGTCATTCTTTCAAGTCGGCAAGGTGATTGCAATCGTGATGACAATAGGACTGATAGGGTTGACTCTTACTGAAACTCTCAAATACGGAGAAAGGAGAGTTTCGGTATGGCGAACGGCTTCGACGGGTGGTTAA
- a CDS encoding Rieske 2Fe-2S domain-containing protein, giving the protein MVEESTEKPSSQNPPEAEKKPAALQTSPPKPLVAPSPQRPPVQLASPPVPPPASAAKSQPVGSSNRRSFLKGLLVVGAVLSMIPFVPWGSFLSSTITGSGKKYLLQKMVIDDLSKYGTAAGQQVNVNDLSTFPANGHWVVTYPTSGDPKIDADNVDTFQKYELIRLPGAAGSTKSASDFVAFSKVCVHLWCSPNYIPIASSQQYVCPCHGSTYRIPDGKAVAGPAFLQPAPTNAIPMITLQADSSGNLYAYYPNYDPATKKPVGDPLAADGELGYGRDYNSYESFIKPSAQLPADPKDLTTEVA; this is encoded by the coding sequence ATGGTAGAGGAGAGCACGGAGAAACCATCTTCGCAGAATCCTCCCGAAGCTGAGAAGAAGCCCGCAGCTCTTCAAACTTCCCCTCCGAAGCCCTTGGTCGCTCCCTCGCCGCAGCGGCCTCCGGTCCAGTTGGCAAGTCCGCCAGTCCCTCCCCCCGCCTCAGCAGCCAAGTCTCAGCCGGTGGGAAGCTCAAACAGGCGCAGCTTTCTGAAGGGCCTCCTCGTGGTCGGGGCTGTGCTTTCGATGATCCCGTTCGTCCCCTGGGGGTCGTTCCTGTCCTCGACAATCACCGGAAGCGGCAAGAAGTACCTCCTTCAAAAGATGGTGATAGACGACCTCTCGAAATACGGGACCGCAGCCGGCCAGCAGGTGAACGTCAACGACCTGTCCACCTTCCCAGCCAACGGCCACTGGGTCGTCACCTACCCAACCTCCGGGGACCCGAAGATAGATGCCGACAACGTCGACACCTTCCAGAAGTACGAACTCATCCGCCTGCCAGGGGCCGCGGGTTCCACCAAGTCTGCCTCTGATTTTGTTGCGTTCAGCAAGGTCTGCGTCCATCTTTGGTGTAGCCCCAACTACATCCCTATCGCAAGTTCTCAGCAATACGTCTGCCCCTGCCACGGGAGCACCTACAGAATCCCCGACGGAAAGGCCGTCGCAGGGCCTGCTTTCCTTCAACCTGCGCCGACCAACGCGATCCCAATGATCACTCTTCAAGCCGACTCGAGCGGTAATCTGTATGCCTATTACCCGAACTACGACCCTGCGACGAAGAAGCCGGTTGGGGACCCCCTTGCAGCCGACGGTGAGCTCGGCTACGGAAGGGACTACAACAGCTACGAGAGCTTCATCAAACCCAGTGCCCAGCTCCCGGCCGACCCGAAGGACCTGACCACGGAGGTCGCCTAG
- a CDS encoding ABC transporter permease, translating to MSVRTILLNRWIIRLCSVVVFLIVWQLVGESISPLSFSPPTVVLVVFGQNWANGILPSATLITLQTVFVGFMISMLVGIPLGLIIGRSRNTEYALDPYINLIYSTPVVAIIPLVAIWFGSNFLSSYLVVLITALFPIMINTITGVKDVNKSLLETGRSFGFSGLKLWRKVVLPSATPYIMTGLRLGIGASIIGALLAELFMYDVGLGYVLVNYESRFDTPVVICGVLIIMALGIGLTEVVKFAEKKISPWAIHATGVS from the coding sequence TTGAGCGTCAGAACGATTCTGCTCAATCGTTGGATCATCAGATTGTGTTCAGTAGTCGTCTTCTTGATAGTCTGGCAGCTTGTCGGGGAGTCAATCAGCCCATTGAGTTTCTCTCCGCCCACGGTCGTACTCGTGGTTTTTGGGCAGAATTGGGCTAACGGAATCCTGCCAAGCGCAACACTCATCACCCTTCAGACTGTGTTCGTTGGCTTCATGATATCGATGTTGGTGGGGATCCCGCTCGGTCTCATAATCGGTCGTAGCAGGAACACTGAATACGCCTTGGACCCTTACATCAATCTGATCTATTCGACCCCGGTGGTCGCGATCATTCCTCTTGTCGCGATATGGTTCGGCTCCAACTTCCTCTCCAGCTACCTGGTTGTGCTCATAACCGCGCTCTTTCCGATCATGATTAACACAATAACTGGTGTGAAGGACGTCAACAAGTCTTTGCTGGAGACCGGCCGATCCTTTGGATTCAGTGGATTGAAGCTCTGGAGAAAGGTTGTTCTTCCGTCTGCTACCCCATATATAATGACAGGATTGCGATTGGGAATAGGCGCCTCGATTATTGGCGCACTGCTAGCGGAGCTCTTCATGTACGATGTTGGTCTTGGGTACGTACTGGTCAACTATGAATCACGTTTTGACACGCCAGTGGTGATCTGTGGCGTGCTCATCATAATGGCCTTGGGCATAGGACTTACTGAAGTTGTGAAGTTTGCCGAAAAGAAGATCTCCCCATGGGCGATTCACGCGACAGGTGTGTCCTAG